In one window of Tellurirhabdus rosea DNA:
- a CDS encoding PorP/SprF family type IX secretion system membrane protein yields MKTLFRPWKFATFLLLLAFVSPRGVQAQQDKMFSQYMFNMLALNPAYAGSRDVLSMTGLYRNQWGGIEGAPQTATFTIDAPVNRERVGLGLQVYNDRLGEWNETGAFASYAFRIKVGERSTLALGLQGGAVNVRWALSGVETGQPGDPAFARDIVKTLPNFGTGIFLSNDRSYLGVSVPQLLKNRLSDYDSGPNRAVQRRHAYAMGGFVIGLSPTLKLKPSTLVKYAEGAPLGIDGNLNLWIADRIGVGASYRRNQFNTLGNYTNDAVVAMLEVQLSDQLRLGYSFDRMLNNLGRTKGGFGPQTHEIMLRYEFGFGKNKILTPRYF; encoded by the coding sequence ATGAAGACCCTATTTCGACCCTGGAAATTTGCCACCTTTTTGCTTCTGCTGGCGTTTGTCAGCCCGCGCGGCGTACAGGCGCAGCAGGACAAAATGTTCTCCCAGTACATGTTCAACATGCTGGCGCTGAACCCCGCCTACGCGGGCAGTCGGGATGTGCTGAGCATGACGGGACTGTACCGGAACCAGTGGGGAGGAATCGAGGGAGCACCCCAGACGGCCACCTTTACCATCGACGCCCCGGTAAATCGGGAGCGGGTAGGACTGGGGTTGCAGGTTTACAACGATCGACTGGGCGAATGGAACGAAACAGGAGCGTTTGCTTCCTATGCTTTCCGAATAAAAGTTGGCGAACGGTCAACGCTGGCGCTGGGCCTTCAGGGTGGAGCCGTCAATGTCCGCTGGGCCCTGTCGGGGGTAGAAACGGGCCAGCCGGGCGACCCGGCCTTTGCCCGTGATATCGTGAAGACCCTGCCGAATTTCGGAACGGGCATTTTTCTGAGCAACGACCGCTCGTACCTGGGCGTTTCGGTACCGCAACTGCTCAAAAATCGCCTCAGCGACTACGATTCCGGACCGAACCGGGCCGTTCAGCGGCGGCACGCATACGCCATGGGTGGTTTTGTGATCGGCCTTAGCCCGACGCTGAAATTAAAGCCGTCGACGCTCGTCAAATACGCCGAAGGGGCTCCGCTGGGTATCGACGGAAACCTGAATCTCTGGATCGCCGACCGGATCGGCGTCGGGGCTTCCTACCGCCGCAACCAGTTCAACACCCTGGGCAACTATACCAACGACGCGGTCGTAGCGATGCTCGAAGTCCAGCTTTCGGACCAGCTTCGTCTGGGATATTCCTTTGACCGCATGCTCAATAACCTGGGGCGGACCAAAGGCGGTTTTGGGCCGCAAACCCACGAAATCATGCTTCGGTATGAGTTTGGCTTCGGAAAAAACAAAATTCTGACGCCGCGCTATTTCTGA